In Plasmodium brasilianum strain Bolivian I chromosome 12, whole genome shotgun sequence, the genomic window TAAAGAAGTATTTTTCAAAACAGCTATTAGCCTTTCTAATGATATCTCcttatactttatttttaaaaataacaaatattcatctaatgttaaatattctttttctttatattttttttttccattccatttcctcttccttttcttctttctctttctgtatttataattttctcttttgcGTTTATTACTAAAATGAATTCTTCTCTTTGTTGCTAAGAACTTTCCATTTGTAACCACGTCTCTATCGATATAGTTATTGTCTACATTTATGGTGTTCTTCTTGTCCTCTTCCCCTTTATCCTTGTCATTACCTGCATAACTGTTTTCATTTTGGTACAAacagtttatatttttcaattccTCTAAAATGTTAGAATCCACCTTAAAAGTGCTATCACCAAACAAAGAACCGCCATTCATGCTTAAGGTAGCAGTTTTGtttttgtccttttttattacattattggTGCATTCACGTTCTTTAGAGAATTCATCTTCGTTAATGTTACTTGTtatgataaatttattatatatttcgtCATTTACCTTATCAGCattcttattttcattttctttcgAATTCTTGTTCGTACTCTCATTCGAATTCCTACCCTTAGTTACTTCTTTCTGCAAATCCACATGAACAcctttttttaacaatagGGAGGAAGCCTTCTTTTCATACAATAAAAGGtcgtaataattatatattttactttttaattctGATGATATCAAACTAGTAATTCGCAACTTCCTTTTTTCCGACTCGgaacaatatttatttattttttttaattttctttttagatAAATATACTCAAAAAACTTTATTTTAGCATTATGAAAATCTTTTAAATGAATGTAGGCAATAACAACCGATATGTATAGATAATACAAAACCGAATCAATATCaatgtatttaatattttttttatttatttcgtactttaattttttgttattactaaatagatatatatcaaaatagcTAAATGTTGGTAACGCTATTTCACTGTTAACAATAATGTTGtctaatttttcaaaatcccctttttttaaagtgtAGTTCAAATTAATAAGTTCAAATCTTTTATCTTCACTAGGGGTATCATCTTCATCAGTATATTTCATATCATCTAATAGTAATCCAGTTCTTTCGTTGTTTctaccttttttatttcgtaaTGAGGAGTTTTCTTTCACATAATTATTATCTCCATATATTaatctttttccttttttatttaaatatagtatttttataatttttgagTACCGAAaatcataattaaaaatcttgtttttatttaagaaACTGTTACTATATGtaataaagatatttttaaatggtTCAAAGTTATCAATTACTTCTTTAAATCTGTGGTAATTTAACAGCCTATTGCAATGACGAATATATTTCCTTAAAATGGCTCTGAGTTTATGCCTATCATACTTTTtcacattattatttagtaCATTTTTATCTAATCCTTTATCtttatcatctttttttaagtCTCCTCTTATCCtatcatataataataacattttcaCTACttcttttgtttatttgaatatatccTTTACCTCAATCATTTAATTTGATAATAGCAttatgtgttttttttttttttttttttttttggctaCTGTTACATAGCGTGAgccttaaatattttacttttcgCTTTTTACTACTTATTACTTCTCAATTTTTACTACTTAATAATTCTCACTTTTTACTACTTAATACTTCTCACTTTTTACTACTTAATACTTCTCACTTTTTACTACTTAATACTTCTCACTTTTTACTACTTAATACTTCTCACTTTTTACTACTTAATACTTCTCACTTTTTACTACTTAATAATTCTCACTTTTTACTACTTAATACTTCTCACTTTTTACTACTTAATAATTCTcactttttactttttggattttttttttttaagtattctTTGAGAACATGAAAATCTCATGGCTTTCCGCATTGTTACATATTCTTTTTactgtatatttttcatgccacattttgttaaatttttttaaggcatatatttatttcgttttgcttcattttgtttgttttaatatattttgtttcgtttggttttattatgttttattatgtttagttttgttttgctttgtataatattatattgttttccttttttattattttgtttcgttttgatttttcttctttttttttttttttttttttttttttgttttgttttgatttatttaaactcttttttttttattatgagaACAAGCAAtaccttttttattgttcgatagacatttacatttttctacTTCGCGCATTATTACCGTACACATTATTACAAATGAGTGCTTGTTATGCACATAATAAtgttgtgtatatatatgaacaaacaaCGTTAAAGAGGGCCATAAgtagttaaaatttttttaattttttccacaATTCTTCATTTATAGTTTACATCTAACATATTTccaataatttatttcattgttCAATTTGATACTAAGAGCATAACtgtgtttttgtttttacatgaaaaatacatgtatatatatatatttttttacatgtgtttatttatttccacTTTGCTCCTTAGTAATAGAGCATGTGTCAGGGTGAACTTGAGCACTTTCGTAATGTGCGTCAAAAGAAGCACTTGTACTTATAAAGATGAAACgtatatattactataacatattttattttttggctatttataaaattattttagttGTCAAGACTAAAGATAAATATGCCAACAGAGTGTTTTTTTCTCCCTCCCCCTTTTTTAATTCccacattttttaattttaagtaCATTTATGaccttttttaattctatattGCTCCCAATTCGAtcagtaaaaataaagaactaATTTTTAGGCAAaggtaaaattatatttctttattaacgcctgtgtaaattttttttttttcaactacatttattttaactgCATCGAATGAATCATAGAAAACGTGTGAGATAATTTTTATCTAATGTTAAGTGTAGAAGTAAGGAGTTCGTTAGTTACACTAATAAATatagcatatatttatgcgtGTGTATGGTTACACGTAAGCATATATGCATCTATAAGGGTTAGGCACGCATCAAGCGATAAGTTTGAGAACTTTCATATGTAACGTACGCTTCGCAGCGCTTTCCTTCACGTAGTTAAATCggtgtaattaaaaaatgagcaTTAAGCAAAATCATTTACGtgattattaaattaatacaaaGTTCGCcttaaatgataaatattttccattttcttATATCACAGCACTATTTcgcatatttgtatatgcatTACTTATGTGGCATTGTTTTTGATGGATTTACTATGGATCACATAATtgaaatttaagaaaaagaagacatggtttttttttttttttttttttttttttttttgtcgaACTAGTTAGAAGgggaaattataaaaattagaaatggtaaaaatggtaaaaatattaaaaatggtagaaaaggtaaaaatggtaaaaaaggtaaaaattagaaaaggtaaaaatagtaaaaatggtaaaaatagtaaaaatggtaaaaatagtaaaaatggtaaaaatagtaaaaatggtaaaaatagtaaaaatggtagaaaaggtaaaaatgatagaaatagtaaaaattgtaaaaatatttttagacattaaataaatattttatcccATGTGCCAATTCTTTTTAGATGTATCTTTGTTCCATTATCACAGTatccacatatatatatatatgtatatatagttatacttccatacgtacgtatgtgtgcatatatgccCATTTTCACCCATATACACGagcaaaaaaatgaacaaaaagaaaaaaaagaaaacaaagaaTCCCATAAACATAAGTGAGTTAgaggataaaataaatgttttgaattttatgaaagatgactttgaaaaaattttaataaaagaaaatgaaaagttcTCTAGCATTTCTTCGGAACATACTTCTAAGGAAAAAAGATCATCAactgaaaaagaaaaaacggacataattttaaaagaatttatatcattttgtgaggaaaagaaaaatctgttaaataaatatgtacaaactgcaaatgaaataataaataaaaataatgaaataattgaaaatgaaaagacaGAAATACAAAAGGTTATTTCCCAAAAGAATGAAGAAATAGAATATATTCaacaaaaaattgaattgACAGAAAATTATTACAGAGGAATTAATACTGCAATAATGAAACTTCTAAACAATTTAGACTTATTTCTAAagtataaaatgaatatagaattaaattttgataaattaAAGCACAGTAGTAAATCacaaataaaagtaaatgaTCAACAAAAGGAGAATATGAATACAGAACAAAAGGATAACAAGTATATAAACTTTACACGACAGGAAGGTGACATAGTGTTTGTACAAGAATTGCATGAATCAATGGATGAGtatgacaaaaaaatatgtagtATTAGAtctttcataaaaaaaaataaattagatgAACAAACAAAAACTTTCTCCCTTCAAAACAGAATAGAGGAAGACCTCTTTAAGCAGCTTTCCGAGGGACTCGAAGTAGGAAAAAGGcattatgataattttgaTAAGGATTACGATTCATGTAGCGATAATAGCATCAATaacagcaataataatagtaataacaataatagtaatatccacgctagtaataacaatgatAGTAATGTCCACGAtagttataaaattaataatagcTATATCCTCATAGGCGAAAACAAAGCAAGCAGTATGTTTACGAATAATGAGAATGCAGATCagcataaaataatagacAAAGGTGATACAAATCAGCGAACTTCAGATGGGACTaactctttaaaaaataatgaaaagaatgAAACAGAGAAGGCTAATTGCGCCAAGAAAATAGGGGAAGAAAACAGCTACATTGAGCATACTGAAAAGGAGTCACATACAGAGTGGGATGATGAAGCAGAAGAAGATGAGTCAGAAGATGACGAGGTAGGAGAAGCCGAGGTAGAAGATGCCGAGGTAGAAGATGACGAGGTAGAAGATAACGAGGTAGAAGATAGCGAGGTAGAAGATAGCAAGGTAGAAGATAACGAAGTAGAAGATAACGAGGTAGAAGATAACGAGGTAGAAGATAACGAAGTAGAAGATAACGAGGTAGAAGATAACGAGGTAGAAGATAGCGAGTCAGAAGATAACGAGTCAGAAGATAACGAGGTAGAAAATAGCGAGGTAGAAGATAACGAGGTAGAAGATAGCGAGTCAGAGGATGACATAACTGATGATGTGGGCAATGCAAGAGAGggtaatgaaaaagaaaaaaattttatgacaCTTGATGAAAGTGAATATAGCTCTAGGAATACTGAAAAGAACAAACAAAAGTATatggaaaaagaagaaagtaattataaattcaaaaattctaagaaaaaagataatacaaataagaaaagtaaccaaaaattattaaatgaaacaGAAAATATTGTAAAGAGCTTTTCATCGgacatatacaaaaaaatagttagtgataatataaatattctcatggacaaaataaacaaaatagattatgattatatatcttattttgaaaaaaaattaaaaaattaataaaaacgcattttatcattttttattttaagaaaaaaaagtataccaaaaaataaaatttctatGTTTTTGGTGTCCTAAGATATATCGTAGccacttttaaaaatataaataaattaaacaaagAATCTACATGATTAAAGATGAAAGCTCTTCTAAATTTAGAGAGTGAAAAGGTTAAAATATAGTTAACCAAAGAGTTGATGGGTATGAAATAGAACAgcacaaaattattaaaaagcaGAAAATTTTTGAACAGTGCAAAATTAAGCCTTACAAAAGTACACGCCACGAAATAGCATAAAATAAcgtaccaaaaaaaaaaaaaaaaaaaacatatatatatatatatatataatatatatatatatcttaacAGGAAGCTTTATCGGTTCCAAACTAAAAGTCTTCCTAACGAATTATCAAATTCGCTCAAAGGATGTTACACATcgaagtttatatatataaaaaaaaaaaaaaaaacaaatagtttatacacattttaaacaaataaattactatttatctctttttttttttttctttttttttagtttagcAAAATCCGAAAATTCTAGTATATCATCTGTGCGTTCGTTCCCTTCtttaacttttttctttttggaAAAGTGTTTAAcgtttttttcatctttcgaaaaattgttttgttcatcgttttttctttttttctttttgcttTTATAT contains:
- a CDS encoding hypothetical protein (conserved Plasmodium protein); amino-acid sequence: MNKKKKKKTKNPINISELEDKINVLNFMKDDFEKILIKENEKFSSISSEHTSKEKRSSTEKEKTDIILKEFISFCEEKKNLLNKYVQTANEIINKNNEIIENEKTEIQKVISQKNEEIEYIQQKIELTENYYRGINTAIMKLLNNLDLFLKYKMNIELNFDKLKHSSKSQIKVNDQQKENMNTEQKDNKYINFTRQEGDIVFVQELHESMDEYDKKICSIRSFIKKNKLDEQTKTFSLQNRIEEDLFKQLSEGLEVGKRHYDNFDKDYDSCSDNSINNSNNNSNNNNSNIHASNNNDSNVHDSYKINNSYILIGENKASSMFTNNENADQHKIIDKGDTNQRTSDGTNSLKNNEKNETEKANCAKKIGEENSYIEHTEKESHTEWDDEAEEDESEDDEVGEAEVEDAEVEDDEVEDNEVEDSEVEDSKVEDNEVEDNEVEDNEVEDNEVEDNEVEDNEVEDSESEDNESEDNEVENSEVEDNEVEDSESEDDITDDVGNAREGNEKEKNFMTLDESEYSSRNTEKNKQKYMEKEESNYKFKNSKKKDNTNKKSNQKLLNETENIVKSFSSDIYKKIVSDNINILMDKINKIDYDYISYFEKKLKN